The genomic window CGACCTTTACAGCGTAGTGAAGGCGGAATTTGTCGCCATGCGGCTCGCCCAGCAGGCGGGGCTGGATGTTGCGCCCATCAAGATGGCCCGCTCATTAGGCAAGGATGTACTGCTGATTGAACGCTTCGACAGAATGAAGACAGCTGATGGTTGGGGGAGACACATTGTGCTCTCTGCTCTCACGCTGCTCGGTCTGGACGAGATGATGGCCCGCTATGCCAGCTATGAAGATCTCGCCCATCGAATCCGATCTAAATTCAACCAGCCGGGGAAAACACTGGTCGAGTTGTTCAGCCGCATCGTCTTCAACGTACTTTGCGGAAATACCGACGACCATGCACGTAATCATGCTGCCTTCTGGGATGGTATGCACTATCGACTAACTCCGGCCTACGATATCTGTCCGCAGTCACGTACCGGTGGCGAAGCCACCCAGGCGATGCTGTTGTATGACCAGGAACGTCGCAGTCAGCTAATCCACTGTTTGGCAGCCGCAGAGCGGCTCGGTCTTAGCCGGACTCAGGCCCGTGAAATCATCAATCACCAGATTGCGATCATCCATGATTATTGGGATGCTGTTTGCGATGAGGCTGACCTAAGCCAGGTCGATCGTGACTTTCTATGGGGTAGGCAGTTTCTAAATCCGTTTGCGCTGGAGGGCTATTCTGAGAGATGAGACAGCATTCTCCTGGTTAGATACAGTCATGATGAAATCATCAAAGCACCAAAAGCGGGTAACCTCAAAACCTTATTTAGAATTATCATCAAAAGCTCATTTGCTATCCAATTGCACATCAGTGACCAGCGCCCACCCGTAAAGCTCAAAGCTGTTTTCCACGCTGTCACAAAGCAGCGTCAACGAAAGGATCGTAATCGCTGGTATAGTGCGCAGTATCCAACGCTTCGTAGTAAGCTGATCGCTGCTCTACCTTGATCAGGGCGGCACGGAATCCTGTTTTCATCAGCTCAAGGTCACGATAGAACCGACCTTCTTCCATCTTGGAGCCATCGCTACAGGTAGCTACGTCCTTTAACCCAAGGTCGATGCCGACAGCTCCCTGCCCAGTAGATGGCTTGACCTCTACGTCAACTGCGACGTTGAAGTACCAGCGGCCCAGGCTGTCTTCGTTGAAGGATCCTGAGCGGAATTTGTATTTCGACAGGCCGTAGCTATCCCAGACCTTGAAATGGTTGCCGTTGTGGAATACCTGCCCATTCTTCCACTTGGCCGCGCCGGTATTGACCGGAATCCAGCCAAGTGAGCGTCTCACACCCCGAGACTTACGCCACTGTAGGCGAGTCTTCTTGAATTGCTTGCGACGGACGACGTATTCGGCGGCAACACACTGCAAGGTCTGGCTGTGCAGGCCGAGGTCCTTGCCGGCACCTTTGGTATAGGGGTGCATGTCGTAGGCGGACAGAAACAGACCATTCTCCCGAATGGTTCGGGATGACAGTTCGTTCAAGTAGTTCTTCACGCTACGAGCCATGCGGTTCAGCTCTGATGCGTGTTTGTCCTTCACTCTGACCTTGAGGGTCTTGGTCTGTTTCATGCCTTAGAGTATACTTGGTCTATGGACAACAAACAAGCTATCAGAACAGGTCGCCACTGCGTTTCCCTTATGCACGCTCATTTGGTCTTCGTCACTAAGTACCGCGGCAAGGTGTTTAACGCAACCCAACTCACCACGCTGGAAAGGATATTGCGCGATGTATGCAAAGATTTCGAGGCAGATCTAGAAGAGTTCAATGGCGAGGAAGACCACGTACATCTGCTGGTCAACTTCCCACCCAAGGTGGCGGTGTCTCGGCTGGTCAACAGTTTGAAAGGTGTATCCAGCCGTCAGATGAAGCTGTACCACCCTGAACTAATCCAGACTGCTTACAGAAAGAACGCCCTTTGGAGCCCTAGCTATTTTGCTGGCAGCGTTGGCGGGGCGCCTATTTCTATCGTGAGGCAATACATTGAACAGCAGAGCAGGCCTACCTAGGGCCGCTTGTGCGGCCCACGCTATTAGAAGTACGGGGTTTTTCGCGCATTTTGATAAGGCAGATTGGTTCATGAATTTCTGGCATGGACATTATTACTGACGCCCTTCTACTATATCGTCTACTCGCGCTTCCTCGATATGCGGAAGGCGTACCAATTCCAGCTTGCCGCTTTGATTGATGTCGATACACTCAGCGGCTTTGCTGCAGGTGTCGAGCTAGAGCCTCAGCATGTCGGTAGGATGGTAGCCCGAGCGTGCGGTCGCCAGCCTCACACGTTCAAAGCTAAGAGCTTCGAGGTCGAGAGAATCGACGTACAGGTTGATCACGCAGATGGATATGATCGCTGGGAATCAGTTTCTCGGTAGACGGTGGTGACAGGTCGAGCATCACTCATGATTTAGCGTGCTATGCGATCAGGAATGCCTGAAAGCAGTTTTTGGAACGGACTTTCGGCATGTCACCGATGCCGAGGTGAGACGGGTGGTCGAAAAGCTGAATGACCGCGAAAACGACTTGGCTATATAGGATGCTGGCACAAGTGTTACTGGGAGAGTGCTCAGAAGCTCTAAATACCCCAGGTGCTGCACTTATTGCTTGAGTCCAAGATTGAAACAAGAAAATACCGGTCTTTTTTCCATCAGATCGGCTTTCACCGGACTATGCAGTAGAACACTGCGCCATTTGCATACGATAGTAGGTACCCTGCCGTGCCATCAGCGCATTGTGATTACCACACTCGGTTACACGTCCCGCTTCGAGCACAACAATCCTGTCTGCTCCCTGCACCGTGGACAGCCGATGGGAAATCACTATGACGGTACGACTCTTCACCAGATAATTCAGCGCGCCCTGCACTAGCGTTTCATTCTCTACATCCAGAGATGCGGTGGGCTCATCCAGTACAAGAATAGGACTATCTTTGAGAATGGCGCGTGCAATACTGATACGCTGGCGCTCTCCGCCCGACAGATTCCCGCCGCGTTCGCCCACAATAGTCTCATAGCCTTGCGGTAAGGCCTGCACAAACTCGTCACAATTAGCCAGGCGAGCCGCTTGCTGTACCTCTTCCCGGGTTGCCGACGGCCTGGCGATATGAATGTTGTGCAGCACCGTATCGTTAAATAAATAGACATCCTGGAAAACGACCGACACAAGCCCGCTTAATTCGGCTGCGCTCATGTGACGGATATCGGCGCCACCAATCCGTATCGCCCCACACTGAGGGTCTGCATAACGTTGCATTAGTTTCATTAATGTCGTTTTGCCGGCCCCCGATGGCCCGACGATAGCCGTCATGGAGCGTTCAGGAATAGATAAGGAGACATCACACAAACCGACCTTATTGCTATTGGCATACTGAAACGACATCTGGCTGAACTCAATTCCATAATCCCGGGGCTGCTGTTGCGGTTCAAACACAACCTGATTAGGCTGCGCTCTCAAGGTATCCAGATCGCCCATCGCTGATTCCAGCATATCAAACATATAGGTGTATAACACCAGACTGGATAATGGTTCGGCAAAGCGAATGACAATAACTAAAAACGCGCCAAGTAATGCCAACGGCAATTGCCCGATCATCACCAGATAAACACCAAGCAGCATCACCGTCAGCATCCCCAGCTCAACCATGCTCGTCATCAATAGATTAGGACTGGAGCCCAGTTGTGTATCCTTTCGCTGCATGGCTTCCAGATCGTCGAATCGGGCCTGCAAGCGATGACGCTGTGCGCTCTCCTGCCCTACTGCCTTCAAAATAGCCAAGCCCTGAATATATTCCACCGCATCTGAATATAATGCCTTATGCGCTTCATCAACGCCGCGCGCCGATTGACCGAAGGCCGGTCTTCTGCGGTGGTAGAAAAACACGATTGCTGGAAAAACGGCCAGCAGCGCTAACGATAACCGCCAGTCGTATGCAAGCAAAACGATAGCGACGATAATCGGCACGAGCAGCGACGTAAAAATCGCGTTGGCCACACCCAGAACATAGGACAGAGTACTATCCACACTGGTCAGTAGCGTATGGATCAACTCTCCTGAGCGCGCGCCCTGAATATCCTGCAACGGCATCTGACGCATCTTGCGCCCAAGCTCGGTACGCAAAAACTGCGTAATCATGATCATCTCGCCACGGAACTCAAAATGATAGGCACGCCATCGCAGCGCCGCTGAAAATGCAAAGCAAAGCGTAAAAATGCTTAACCAGACCAGCGCACTGTTCATATCATGAGTAATACACAGCGCGTCAATCAACGGTAATATGCTAGCCAACGCCAAACCTTGCAGAACCGCTGACAAACCTAATTTAAAGATACTAGACCGCAATGACTGGGCCCGATCACCCGCAGTACGCATCAGGGATTCCCAGGTTTTTCGTATTGGCGCGAACCTGCGATTCTCCATGGCTATTTCGGTTGTGTTCATACTGACGGCTCCTGGCCCGAAGTATCAATAAAGGACTGACGAATTGACCAGCCCTGAGCTCGCGTACGTTGCTCCCACATGCGATAATACAATCCGTTTTGGACGAGCAACTTATCGTGCGTCCCACGTTCACGGAGCAGGCCTTTTTCTAGAACTACGACCTGATCGACATCACGAATCAGCGACAGGCGGTGTGCAACCACTATGACCGTACGTGACCGCATCAATGCAAATAACGCCTGCGTGATAGCAACTTCATTTTCGGGATCGGCATAGGCTGTTGCTTCATCGAGCACGAGAATCGGTCGATCCAACAATACTGCTCGGGCGATTGTAATACGCTGGCGCTGACCCCCAGAAAGAAATACTCCACGCTCTCCGACCGGCGTGTCGTACCCTTTTGGCAACGGCATAATGAAATCGTGAGCTTGGGCAATTCTGGCTGCCTGTTCCACGTCCTTGGCTGACGCATCGGGACTGCCCAATCGGATGTTGTCTGCGATACTACCTGAAAAAAGAAAATTCTCTTGGAATACGAAGCCAACGATTTGCGACAAATCATCAAACGTCATATCCCTGATGTCCACCCCGCCTATCCGTATAGCGCCTTGGTCGGGATCCTGAAAGCGCGGCAGCATCGCGGCCAGCGTGCTCTTTCCGGCACCCGAAGGCCCGACCAGCGCAGTCACTGTGCCCTGCGGCACACTAAAAGATACCTGCTCCAGCGCAGCCTCGCCGGCTTCGTCATAGGCATACGAAACGCCGTCAAACTCGATGCTATAGTCGGCTGGCTTGCTGGCCTTATCAGCAGCAACTTCCCGGATAGTCGGCAAGTTGTTAAATTCATAAATGCGCTCAACCGGCTCTGCAATTTTCTGAAGAGTCGATTGCATAAACAGCAAGGGTAAGATGGTTTCCGCCAGTATGGCACTCACCAGCAGAAAGCCCACCCAGCGCCAAAGTTCCAACGTTCCGTCTCCGTAGAACAAGGCACCGATCCACAGTAGAAAAGTCAAAGTGAACAGCGGATTGAGCAGCACCATCAGCACATTGCCGAAACTGGCCACTTCGCGGTACCACCGCGACACAAACGCGGAGAACCGGTCCAGCGCATTCTGATAGCGACTAAACGTCGAATGCCCCCCATCAAATGTACGCACCACCGGCATTGCTTGGATGAACTCCACAATCGACGCATTCACTTCCTCACGGGCTTCTCCATAAACGTGAGTAGCCTGGCTATTATTGGCCGCGACCCGTCTGAGATAAAGCATCACGGTCACCAGAATCACAATCACCACTAGGGCTAGCCGCCAGTCCAGCCAAACGAGAAAGCCCAATGTGAAAAGCGGCGCAATCATTACGCGTGGAAACATCGGTGTCGTGTCGGCCACGAAAGCGTGTAGATCGCGGATGTCATCAACCAATACTTTGGACATTGCCCCGGTTCCCTGTTTTCGTATCGTCGCATTGGAAAGACGGGCAAAGTGCGCACTCAGTTGTTTGCGTAGGATATTTTCCAGACGAAACGCTGCCAGATGAGATAAGTAGAAAGCGGCCAAGCGCAGACAAAATGAAAGTACCACGCAGGCAACCATCGCAACGATCCAGTATCCCGCATGCGTAACCGCATTCTCTTCAAGATTCAGGATCAGAAATGCCAGAATTAGTGCTGTGCTCAACGAGGCGATTGTAGAGAGAGCCGAACATGCATATACCCAGCGCATACGCGCTCGAATGGGTTGGATCAGCTCCCAGACCCCGGGGCTGTGCGTCCCCTCGGGGGGGGTCGACTGTTGTTTATTCCTATCCGTCGCCTCGTCTTTTTTCATTACCACATCACCATCTCTTGTGTGTTCGCATCATTCAAAATTTCAGACTATAGTTAATACCCACCGAGCGACCTCGACCATATGCAGCCTGGGCCTCAAACTGGTTTGTCCATGACACAAGGGAATAGTATTGCTTGTTGAAAATATTCTTACTCCAAATGGTCAAGGCATGCGGACCTCGCTCCAGCCCGACTGATAGGTCTGCCAGGGTATACCCCCTCGCCTTGTAGGTATTGGCATTATCTCCATAATGGGAACCCATATGATTGACATCAATGCGTGAAGTCACACTTCCTATCGGAAAATGACGGCGGTATGTCGCATTCACGTTAGCCTGGCTTAAGGGCACTTGCATCGGTCGCACGCCCTCCAGTTCGGGATGATCATCCCAGCGGGTAATCACCGGATCGGAACGGCTGTACGATGCGCCCACCTCCAACTCAGGTGTTACCCTGAGATTGACTTCGGCCTCAAAACCGCGATTGCGCTGCTGGTCCACGCTCCAAACGGAATACGGCGACGCCAGAGTATAAACGGGGTTACTCGAGCGGGACTCGTAAAGCGCCACGGAAGTGTATAAACGGTCATCAAACCAGCGTCCTTTAAATCCCAGTTCGGCCGTTACCCCTTCTTCCTTATGATAGGTCGAAAGCTGGTCAATGACATAAATGCCGGTCGGGTAATAGCTTTGCGCTACGCTACCATACACCAGAGACTGATCGTTCAGGTGCCAGGTCGCAACGCCCGAGAGCAACAGCGTCTTGTCAGTCACAGAGAGGCTTTCTCCGTCCT from Halomonas sp. KG2 includes these protein-coding regions:
- a CDS encoding type II toxin-antitoxin system HipA family toxin — its product is MMISSRRAYVWIWLPRQTFPVVAGLVERDDQDHYRFTYGRSYLTRPDAISLFPEELPLRPGNQEKVDGALPSCLRDASPDAWGRRVIINRLTGQKGDKANGVDFNELVYLLESGSDRIGALDLQQSPTDYRPQENQVATLDELQEASAYVEAGEPLPPALDLAIQHGSSIGGARPKALLNDQDRKLVAKFSSSTDLYSVVKAEFVAMRLAQQAGLDVAPIKMARSLGKDVLLIERFDRMKTADGWGRHIVLSALTLLGLDEMMARYASYEDLAHRIRSKFNQPGKTLVELFSRIVFNVLCGNTDDHARNHAAFWDGMHYRLTPAYDICPQSRTGGEATQAMLLYDQERRSQLIHCLAAAERLGLSRTQAREIINHQIAIIHDYWDAVCDEADLSQVDRDFLWGRQFLNPFALEGYSER
- the tnpA gene encoding IS200/IS605 family transposase, producing MDNKQAIRTGRHCVSLMHAHLVFVTKYRGKVFNATQLTTLERILRDVCKDFEADLEEFNGEEDHVHLLVNFPPKVAVSRLVNSLKGVSSRQMKLYHPELIQTAYRKNALWSPSYFAGSVGGAPISIVRQYIEQQSRPT
- a CDS encoding ABC transporter ATP-binding protein/permease → MNTTEIAMENRRFAPIRKTWESLMRTAGDRAQSLRSSIFKLGLSAVLQGLALASILPLIDALCITHDMNSALVWLSIFTLCFAFSAALRWRAYHFEFRGEMIMITQFLRTELGRKMRQMPLQDIQGARSGELIHTLLTSVDSTLSYVLGVANAIFTSLLVPIIVAIVLLAYDWRLSLALLAVFPAIVFFYHRRRPAFGQSARGVDEAHKALYSDAVEYIQGLAILKAVGQESAQRHRLQARFDDLEAMQRKDTQLGSSPNLLMTSMVELGMLTVMLLGVYLVMIGQLPLALLGAFLVIVIRFAEPLSSLVLYTYMFDMLESAMGDLDTLRAQPNQVVFEPQQQPRDYGIEFSQMSFQYANSNKVGLCDVSLSIPERSMTAIVGPSGAGKTTLMKLMQRYADPQCGAIRIGGADIRHMSAAELSGLVSVVFQDVYLFNDTVLHNIHIARPSATREEVQQAARLANCDEFVQALPQGYETIVGERGGNLSGGERQRISIARAILKDSPILVLDEPTASLDVENETLVQGALNYLVKSRTVIVISHRLSTVQGADRIVVLEAGRVTECGNHNALMARQGTYYRMQMAQCSTA
- a CDS encoding ABC transporter ATP-binding protein/permease, with translation MKKDEATDRNKQQSTPPEGTHSPGVWELIQPIRARMRWVYACSALSTIASLSTALILAFLILNLEENAVTHAGYWIVAMVACVVLSFCLRLAAFYLSHLAAFRLENILRKQLSAHFARLSNATIRKQGTGAMSKVLVDDIRDLHAFVADTTPMFPRVMIAPLFTLGFLVWLDWRLALVVIVILVTVMLYLRRVAANNSQATHVYGEAREEVNASIVEFIQAMPVVRTFDGGHSTFSRYQNALDRFSAFVSRWYREVASFGNVLMVLLNPLFTLTFLLWIGALFYGDGTLELWRWVGFLLVSAILAETILPLLFMQSTLQKIAEPVERIYEFNNLPTIREVAADKASKPADYSIEFDGVSYAYDEAGEAALEQVSFSVPQGTVTALVGPSGAGKSTLAAMLPRFQDPDQGAIRIGGVDIRDMTFDDLSQIVGFVFQENFLFSGSIADNIRLGSPDASAKDVEQAARIAQAHDFIMPLPKGYDTPVGERGVFLSGGQRQRITIARAVLLDRPILVLDEATAYADPENEVAITQALFALMRSRTVIVVAHRLSLIRDVDQVVVLEKGLLRERGTHDKLLVQNGLYYRMWEQRTRAQGWSIRQSFIDTSGQEPSV